Sequence from the Pecten maximus chromosome 8, xPecMax1.1, whole genome shotgun sequence genome:
GTCCATACATCTGCGAATCCGAGAGAGAAAAGACACTGTTTGACATAATTAGCCCCGTTAACGCAATTACCTATATTGCTACTtcttaaaaattcaaaatacacCATTGCATTACAAGTCGACTTCTTAACTTTTAAAATCTTCTTACAAAAGTGCAAATGTACTATCCCAATATCTAAATCTTTTGTAGATTCCCAAACTTCACATGCATAATGTAATGCACTGCAAAGATACGTGTCAAATAaattagataacgttgtacagTTTAGGCTCAAGTTAAAACAGCtagaaaaaagagaaaacatGGCCTTTCGTCCTTGATCAGTTGAACGTTTCTGTATATGACTaagtatatttaaaaaaaaagtctccTAAATAGCTAAACACATCTACAACCTCCATCGccacatcattatattgtacatCCATCTTTCTCTATCTCGTATTCGACCTCCATTTTCTGAATACAacgattttgtttttttcagtgtTAACTTTAGGTTTCCATTTAGCAGAATAATCATTCAGATTATCTAAAAGACCCTGTAAACCTTTAATAGTTTCAGTAAACAGCACTTAGTCATTCGCgtaaatcaacaaaaacaaaacttaattCACCAAAGTCTTATTCTGCTGcaccattttaaaaaaaatgaggtTTCAAAGTCATTAACAAATACTAAAAACAAAAGAGGAGATAAAACTTCCCCTTGTTAATCCAACATTGTTCTCAAAATAATTGGAACATTTACCGTTAAATGATACACAAGATTTCACTGATGTGTACAATGACGTAACGACAGATAACATATTCCCTCGAATAACAAGCTTTGTCAGCTTACGCCATAAGCTTAACCTATCCACAAAACCAAACGCTTTGCGAAAATCAACAAAGCAACCGTACAAACGTTTTTTCGAAGATAAAGTTTTCGTTAAAATAGATATAAAGCAAAAACAGCATCAATCGTACTAAGTTCTTGAAGAAATCCGAATTTTGCATCAGTAATAAGATCATGTTTTGTATACAGATCTAAAATACGTTTTACAGAAGTAAAAAGTTTACAGAGACAGTTAATCAAATTAATACCTCTAAAATTATCATggtaattaaaacatatttcttttgAACAGGAATAGCAATGGCTGGCGACCAATTAGAAGGAAAATAACCAGATTCtagtatataattaaacatcGTAGATAAAGTTGGAAAATGTACTTCCTCGCCAgcttttaaacattcatttaGCAATCCATCAGGTTCATGTGATTGACCACATTTCAATTTTCGAATAACATCTTGTAATAAAATAGGAGCATCTAGTTGGTCAAAAACAGTGTCATTATCAGTGATATCAAAGTCGTCATTATGGGCTGGATCACTATCTTACCGGACAAAGGACGAgtttttgaaattattatataataggTGTCACCTAAGTAATTAATAACGGATTCAATATGTGACTGTAGCGGGAATTTTCATCTTAATGACAAGTAGtcaaaaaaaaagacaatacaGGGCAACATCTTTAAAACAACCGACACTATAGTAAaaataacagtatatatatatatacatgtacatgtatttatatcgctCTTACCCTTCACCGGAAactatattacatttatattatctATACCTCGTACCAACCTCTCACCGACACCATCTGTATATTTTTGCATAATTATTTGTAAAGCCAAGAAaactataaaatattttttttacattaaaaaatatatatatatacatttgtaaagcTATCCCCATTCATATAAATACCAGTCAGGTTTAAAATAGCTTAAATACACTTTGTTCCCAAACACTAAAAGTCGGAAGCAGATTACTGCAGTAGGCGATGTGGCACTCTTATGATTTTTTCTCAACGAAATTTTTGCCTCTTCATTTCCAATCACCTCTCAAACTTAATGATATCGATTAAGTCTAGTAGATCTTTATGTGACATTTTAATAACAAGTTGCGTTCTCGTTCAAAAGTCAACGAATTGTGCAATAAAACTTATCCCGAGGAGCATTGATGGAGTTTTCCGACCAATCTAAAGCGCCACCTGTACAGTAATTTTAAGATAAAGTGATATCAAGATAGGTCAAGCCATTTTGCCACATTACATTATTTAACCCATAAAGGATAAATTTGGAGACATAGAAAAGCAGAAATACGTCAGCTGTTGCCATACAAAGATAGGGTCGATGAACAGATCGAACAGCACGTGAAGTGGTCGCCTGACTAaattagaaaatatgaaaaacaatatttcaggTTTGGAACAAGTATGTTTACGTGTGAGAACATTGTGAATAACTCAGGATTCCCCTGACCGCTGGCTGTAATCCTCTTGTTTACAAGGAACCCAAGGCGAAGGGCCACCTCCGGTGAAACATTCCAACAACAGGTCCTGGACAACCCAGGTTACACTAGTCTTCTGAAAGATCTAATAACAGACGTAAACCCCatttattaaatgaataaataaaccTAGGATACCCGATACTTAAGTCTAACTACGGCCAGTTTTAGCTGGACATGTATGGACGCCACTGGTTGGTAAATCATAACTGTCGCTTCGGGGCTAAGTAGTGGCTGTGATACTGGCCATTAATAGTGACCTAGTTCTGGTTAGGACAATATGGCAATCGTACCCATATTATTGAttacattattaaaatattaattgtataaatatCAGGAACTTCATTTTGGTAAATTAACGCATAATATTGGAAAAGTCACGATGGCTAAAACCTCCTTTCGTGCAATTTATACCGAGCGGTAACGATTGGTTCAATTTATACCGAGTGGTAACGATTGGTTCAATCTATACCGAGCGGTCACGGTTGGTTCAATCTATACCGAGTGGTTGTTTCAATCTATACCGAGCGGTAACGATTGGTTCAATCTTTACGGCACGGTTACGGTTTGTTCAATTTATACCGATCGGTTACGGTTGGTTCAATTTATACCGAGTGGTAACGATTGGTTCAATCTATACCAAGCGGTCACGGTTGGTTCAATTTATACCGATCGGTTACGATTTGTTCAGTTCATACCGAACAGTAACGGTATGTTCAATTTATACCGAGCGGTAACGGTTGGTTCAATCTATACCGAGCGGTAACGGTTGGTTCAATCTATACCGAGTGGTAACGGTTGGTTCAATCTATACCGAGTGGTAACGGTTGGTTCAATTTATACCGAATGGTAACGGTTGGTTCAGTCTATACCGAGTGGTAACGGTTGGTTCAATTTATACCGAATGGTAACGGTTGGTTCAATCTATACCGAGCGGTAACGGTTGGTTCAATCTATACCGAGCGGTAACGGTTGGTTCAATCTATACCGAGCGGTTGGTTCAATCTATACCGAGCGGTAACGGTTGGCTCAATTTATACGAAGTGGTTACGGTTGGTTCAATTTATACCGAGCGGTAACGATTGGTTCAACTTATACCGGGCggtaaagttttttttctttgtttttgtttttacaatacACGGATCATTTATTAAACATATGGCTGATAAAAAAAAGCAATGAAATTGAAACACTTTATTCAGAAAACAAAGCATTAACGGATAAACTTGCACTTTAACGAATTAAAACAACCATTTATTATTAGTTAGAAATTCATTGATATGTCAGTACAGTGATACCTCGTTATCTTGAATTCAGTGGGTCATGAAagaaactatttttttttattattatctaaatatatacaccaagaaacatgtaaacatgttttaacATTGCATTAATTCTTAAAGTCTGGAAGCCTAAAAATAAACTGTAAACCGacagacatgtacatacatgtatcgtgTTATCCGGGGATGCTGGTTTAATGTACTCCGTACTGAGTCAAAAGTTTATTCATTTTACTTTGCTGAGCCAATTTGATCAAGACTCATTCAGTGAATTAACCTGTAGCAACGCATTCCCTTCTTGTCCATCCTATTTTCTGTATCATTAGAAAGTCATTTGTCAAGAAGATGTCTAGAGTATGTCTGCATTACGCTTTACCATTGGTATAAGCTCTCACAAAGTGAGATTGTTCCCAATATTACTGTAAGTTAACACTGCCTATAAACTATACAGAAGGGAAGGCGGAAGGAAAATACTGCCGTTATTAGTATGCTACGTTATTTCAAAACCAGACATGCAAAAATGAAAGAGAAAGTAAAGAATTTATATCAGAATATGTAgtgtatcttattttatttaaaattcaattctGAATTTTAAATTGTCTATTTATCTTATATAAAGTGTTTTAATGATTGAAAAGGTAAAAGCATagttttaattcaatattaaaacaatgaaCGTGTACTTTGTACAATGAATGTGACTAAATCAGATGATTTGCTTGGCAGGTGCCGTTGATATAACAGAAGACGGTTACCTCCCCGACACACCTGGTcgtattctccttgtacttcTTCATGGATCTTCATACAATTTCCTCCCCTTTCTTGCCCTCGTTTCATTGACTTTGAGTTCGTATGGGAGTGCCGATATTCTTTGTTGTTACTGTTCAGTTATATCATTGCGAAAGTACAGCTACGGATCATATAGAAGGTTTTCTCAAGCAAGtgtttattaatttgttttatttacttttgaaaatttgaaaggTTATCTGGAAATAACGCATATTTTGCCAATAGAAGAAAGTTTAAAAGCtgtgtatatatctaaattGAAAAGATGCGGAAATGCGacatagaaaatattaaaagGGGCTACGTAACATACCACATATCGATCCCCTAGTACGCATGAACTGTCATGTAATTAACCGGAAGTAGCGTTACTAGGATAAGGTATTCCTAAGAATGTAAACAGACTTTGTTTTCAGAACTCTGTGGTGATATCGGTGACAATATGTGCTGACATTTGTAAGTACCCCTTAATCTCTGAagttcaatttaattaaaaacaagtgACGTCATGTTGTTCCGTTAAGGTGCGCCTTGTCATGGCCGTTCATCGTGTTAACCATTATCTGTTAGTTAGAACGACTCTAGGGCAACATCCTACTTGAACTGGCTCAAACCTAAACAAAATCCCCCTTCTAATTTCTCTTCTCCCGGATAGAAACAGAGGAATTTTTAAAGTCCATTAATTTTTGAGAATACGCGTTTGGTTGAAATGTTGTCACTTTAAAGCAAACAAAGACTGAGCGCTGCTTTAGTACTTGACACGTGAAATATCCgataattttatgataaatacCACTTTGTCCTGGCGAGAATATGTTTACGTATAAATAAATCTAGAACAAGCTTGGAGACCAGATTGAAGTAAAGCTGTACGACGAAGAACTAGTGattttcatttgtttcaaaAAAGGTAGGAACAAAAGACATGTTTTTAATACTCGTGTTTCAAAAAGTAGGAACAAAAACATGCTATACTCATGTTTCAAAAAAGTTGGAACAAAAACATGCTTGTAATACTCATGTTTCAAAAAGGTAGGAAAAAAACATGCTTGTAATAGTTATGTTTCAAAAAGATGTAGAATTATACCAGTTTTTGATCGTAATATTACTGGCATTCATTCATGTCATTTGTCGTAGAAAAGATATCACTTACACtataagtaatataataatgtatttttgttatttatagaaTTAAGAACCAAAGcgtaaaattattaaaattatattaaataattttttattgaatatatattaaaggattaacttgaatacatttttgatgttattgaggtataacacatacaaacgGAGGGTCCTCTAAATCTGATCTCCGCTgtatttgtgttatataactccatagcataaaatatattaaagttGATCTTTAGAATTTAGTCTGTACCTgcaaaaaatctttttattgtTGGACTCTTTTCACATAAGATTTATTACACTGCTCTATTCGCCAATCAAAAGCGGCGATATAAACGGCGACTATGGCGTGTCAAACGttacaatattcaataattgtaaatatacatgcatatacaataaaaaatatttatgtgcaataattgtaaatatgggtgcaataaaataaatatatatgcaataaaagatatttatatgcaatacaatatatttatgtacaatatttatatttgtgttaaataCTTACAAATACATATGcaataaaaagtatatatatgcaataaaaatagtttttatataaaatcataaatattcatttcaaaCCCCTTTGACTTACGTTTAATCGCCGCAACTACCATGTTTAAGCGCAAGGATGAGTTCCTCATCTAATCAAACCCGCgttgttatttaatgttaaaatatgcGTATGAGACAcagttttatgaaatgacaTGTACCGTTGTTAACATCAGAATAGTATCACAGATACCTTATTTCAGTAtcttttttaataaatattgtgaattaattttatACCTAAGTTTTCTTGTATAATGATATCGGGATGCATTTTTTTGGGTTGTGATGGGTACTTCTTCAAATGAAGATGTTCATGCGCCGACCATATGCATTTGTTTAGAAGCATACGTTGACCACCGATTTGATATGCATTTATTTGAAGTGGTTGGAAAAAGAATTATCATTCCCTACCTTGggagtgtgacaaagaaatctcaaccctgGGAGAAATTCATGAATGTTCAACCCTCGGCAAGTCTCAGGTTAGACGTTCATGAATTCCCCTTGGGTTGAGAAATTCTTTGTCACATCTTCAAGGCAGAGACATATTCTATTAATCTATAACAAATATATTCACAGCGAACATGTTCCACTTTGATATTTTAACGTATAATTGTGATAATCTGTTTCCAGATTAGAAACAAAAAGGGAAAATGCTGCGTTGGATCTGTACGTATGTGCTCCTTGCCCTTTATGTGGCCGAGGTCAGAGGTCACGGGAGGCTGTTGGAACCTCCTTCCCGTGCCAGTATGTGGAGACGTGGATTCCACTCTCCAAAGAACTACAACGATAATCAACTGTTCTGTGGGGGCTTCTATGTAAGTATACAAACAATCTTCTTAGGCGATGTCTGGTCTAGTTCAGCCGAAAAACCTATGCAGTTAAGTGcttaatgtgatattttgtcaagAGATACCGGATACTGTGCTCGATTTGATATCTTGCCGAGTAAAAACCGGATAGCTAGATCAATTTGCCATAAGAAACCGGATGTCATCTAAGTGATTATCAGTTAATGGGTTCCATCACACTtaactacatgtagtagcatttTAATTGCACTGTTGCAGTTGTAATGTACACCTAATGTGACCTGCCTCAGTGCTTCCCTCCCCATTCCATCCCTCCCATAACGGTTAATGCAGGAAGTACAAAACATGTTCGTTTCATAGAGACAATAATTATATCCTTGATATGAGTGATGATCAATTCTGAatttttatttgtctttttcGTTAAGCAGTTATCTTATCGATTTCACACTAAATTATAAACTGATCATGGTCTCTATCTAAAATCTATAATCCACTCCTGTTCTTGCTGAAACACATGGGCCTGCGCCGGGGACACGGATTTCTCAACccaagtgtaagagtttggccgATAGCTTGCCGAGAgttggccagccaaactcttacacgaaggttgagatatccctgtccaagGTATAGGCCacgtttgtttatttttctcacatacaaAATAGTTAAAAATTGTAATGTGTTATGAAATCTTTTCATCGCGCCATCATTGATGTCACATGAAATGTGCGTCGAAATTGATGACGTAATTAATTTGCGACGTGCTAAGGCTACATAAAATTATAATATTCTGGTAGAAACCACGTGATCTCCCtataaagaaaatgttttaaatacctaCCAGTACCTACGTGTATGTCTGTTCTGTTACCGATGCTTAGACATGATTGATTAGTGCTTAGTGATTAGTCCAATAAACACACTAAGGCAATTTAAGAACGGTGATTAGCAATTAACGACATTCAAAGACAACGAGCAAACCAGAATGTTTGCCTTTTAACAGTAGCAACATCCGcaatatctttaaaattttgACATCAGATATAGCCTCGATTCGTAATGGAATCAGTCactatttgttaaatattattCTCTTTCAGGTTTGAacagtttttgttattgtttgtcTCGTACCTTGTTTCTCCCGAAGCATGTGATGTCAAAACACCGTTTATAAATATGACAGGCAGtccacttgatcaaaatacGTTATGTTCATCACAAATCAATTAGGTTTCATGTAGTTttttttagagaaaaaaaaaacaaaaataattctaCGTTTCTCTGTTTGCTGTGTTACGACTGAAGTGATGTCTCAATATTCTATTATCTTGGCAAGGAGACAAATGTCTAAATTTGAAGTATCAAATATCCACAAACCGACCTTATTTCAAAGCAAGATAGGAATTTCATAGAGCATGTAAGGTTACATTGAATTTTGAGTTTGTTTACATTCATGCTTATTATATGTATTTCCAATCGTTTCTTCCTTAGCGCCAGTGGTCTTTAAATGGCGGGAAATGTGGAGTATGTGGGGACCCTTGGGATGGACCCCGTGAACACGAGGCCGGCGGAATCTACGCCACCGGAACAATAACTAGGAACTATACAGAGGGCGCCACCATCGACATTGAAATCCAGGTTACTGCATCACACCATGGGTTCTTTGAATTCAGACTGTGCCCAAATAATGACCCATCTAAACCTGTTACACAGGAATGTCTTGACCGGCATGTGCTGAAACAACCAGACGGCAAGACCAGAGTCATTGAGGTTGGGCGTGCACAGACTTACCGGGCAAAACTAATACTTCCTGACAGGGTCACGTGTTCACAGTGCCTCCTCCAATGGAAGTGGAACACAGGTagggaatattttgtaaaaatatagaATATCATCGTTATGGTCATCGTCGTTAACCCACAGTTCTGACGCTCACGGACAGACCCCTTGGGACGATTGACACAAAGTATCTCGTTTCGGCTCTAAAAATATCAACCGATCAAAAACCATCACGTATTAAACTTCGGAACTCCGTTATGGGGGACGCCACGAAAAAACATGCAATATATGCGCTATTGATGGCCAATGAATTTAACGGACAACTACCCATCTCGCTTTTCGTGCTAGCGTAGAAAGGCTTTAAACGTATGCATTTGAAACAGTTCTTTCACTATCGAAAGGTAATCCATGGAGCCCGCCGTTACTGTATATAGTAGAACCGAAACTCCTAAGAAAGCCGTCTTCTGATTGATCAAAATTCCAAAAGAATTTTCGGGAAACTATGAACAATGTACCAATCGTCCAATGGTCTCTTTCCGTTAGCGTAAGGAACATTGGTTACGAACAATGTCTAAGGTGTATCATCATAATAATTATCGTCTAAAATTTGACGCAACAAAGAAATGTATTCAATACAGACGTCTTTTGCTCTTCATCCACCTTGTAACCGGCTATCATTTCTAAACTCAGTTTTCCCAAAGCGTATCAAACGTCGCAATGACCTTTAAATGCAAATATGAATATGCATACACCTAAATTATTGCTAtcatattaacaaaaatatttaactaTTGAAACGGATTGAAACATTAATTTTCAAGCAATGCAtctacagtataaaatataacatacatatgtatatataagtgttatgaatatcaaaacaaattgcTGATGCAATATGGATgacatataataattatttataagGTATATCTTTCATTTGGTATCAAAACCCCTACACCGCCATTATGTATGAAATATCATATGTTCCATATTTACAGGAAACTCGTACGGATGTGATGCCAAGCGATGCTGTAAAGGATGTGGCCCTCAGGAACAGTTCTATGGCTGCTCTGATATAAGCATCGCGACCGAGTCTTCTCAAAGCAACACCGGAAATACGGATGAGAGTCAAAACGGAAGTGGTGCGATGACGGGAGGCCACGAGTTACACACCGCCACAGGACTTGGTACAGTTTCCGGGAACCAAGCACATAAACCAAACTTTCAGCACACTGATCAAATGTCAACACATCAATTACTGGAGGTCAACAACATCACCAGCCTTCCCTGCAAGTTGTTCATGGTTTTTTGCCTATAAATGTGGCACATCCTCAGATACAGCATCCAAGTGGACACGTGCATGTACCCAGTCATGTGCAGCCAAAGCCTGTCCCAGTACACCAGGGGCACGCAAGCTTTCCTCAACAACTACAAATTGGTCAGCCACAACAACACGTTCCGATACACCAAGGTTCTGCCCTCGTTCCACATCATCCACTCGTTCATGGGTTTTTACCAATTAATGTAGGGGTGCAGCATACCAATGGACATTTACCGGTCAAACCCCTCCAACCTATTTTCGGTCAGCCTCATGTAAATCAGCAGCCGTTAGGTGGTCATCAGTTTAACAACCAGGGGGGTTCCTCACAAGGTTCCGGTTATATCCCACAGAATATCGGAAGTGGCTACATGCCACATCACCAAGCTCCACAGATCGTCCATCCACAGCAGCACCATACTGATCAGCAACATTTGCCGAGTGTTACTCACGGATCTCTCCTGTCGGCTCCCGGGCATCTATCTGTACAGTCTGTCAACGGTTTTCTCCCTATCAACACTGGCGGTCACAATGTACAAAACCATCTACATGGTTCAACCGGAAGTCAGCAGCCGTGCCGAGCTACGCCGGAGTATAGGGCCGCGTACCGCATGGCTGATCAGTATTGTATAATTAAGTGCAGACAAGGCCAATGTCCGGCTGCTCAATACTGTCTAGATTCCTGTAGACACTGAACTCATCTTCacccatcctcgatactccaggaaTATTGCCACTTTCGCCCTCTTTACCCCTGGAATATGCCATGGAAAAATCGAAGGCAAACATTTACATACTTGATTGGTGTCAAGGAAAAAACCAAATCGATCTGTTAGCTGGTGTCTTTTCTTTCGGGCATCACAGAGGTGAGACACCCGAGTTTAAAACCAGAGGAGAGACAGTCAAGTTTAAAGCCGGCCAATTTGACCGCAACCTCAAGCCGTGGTTTGAACTTCAAAGGATATCAAATAGGTTTTTTTCACAATGTTGCGGTGACTGATCCTTCAATTTTACCTTGACATATTTCAGGAGTATAGAGAGCGAAAGTGAAGGTATTCACTGTAGTACCCAGGGTGTTCTTCTTCACCGTGTCACATATTCTGTCTCAAACTGTCAACGAAGGCCAAACCATCCTTGTTCATAAGATCatcatgtacaatatgtaaatgaatttcggttttttttttggtttttttgctATTGTTCTACTGATAACATTAATCACATTATGATTCATGAAATGTCAACATTGGGctgtaaatataagtttgttttgatttttttagcGACGACATTTGCCATTTACTTACTGATACTCGATCTTTGACCGTCATGTTTAGAGGAATATCGTAATCGACAACATGTCTCTTCAGTCGTCATGACAACAGAACACTATAGATCTTAAATGTTCATTTTGTTTATGCCAAGCCGATGCTTATGTATTATTCGTCGTCTGTGTATGGTCacatctgtttatttatttatttatttataacgATGGcctaattttatttaaatggcTATTTGGTCCAAGTTGTATAGCATCAACAATGTTACGACATCGCGTATTTAATGTATTTCTGAGTAGCATAagtacacattgtatatatcacaatgaatttgtatatttttgatacatttcatataaaataaagttGGCTTTACAACTATTACCGGTAACAGTGTGTCCTGTATTTCTTGGTCAAGGGTACATTACACTCTTAAAATGTGCTCTTCTCGTCTGATGGATGGATATGAAGATATAGACAAAACGCTTTAGTCGTATTTGGTCAAAGTAAAACCAACCAAGGTATATTGAACAAACTGTCTTTATTTATTACAGAATAGAAATTTACAAAAGAATGATTGGACAAATAGAGTTTAGATGACGACTTCTATTATATACAGTTTTGTAGATAGTAACATCTTTTTaagtatattttatttgaagtaTCTGTGTTTAGGTGTTTGAGTGCCTCCTGTTTGAGTGGAGTTTGtcaaattttaataaaacagaTATCATTGTCTAGATTTTTGGGTCCAGATAAATTCCATAATTGAGTATATACAAACTCCGTTAAAATCAGTGGTTGACCCTGAGTTAAGAAAACAGATTGTATCAAAGAAATAGATCAATTTTAATGTTCCGATTCAAGTATTAGAGGCATATTTGATATGcatatactacaaaacctgtctataaaagaCACAAacgggaaaatatcaaaagtgtcctttatagacagg
This genomic interval carries:
- the LOC117333264 gene encoding uncharacterized protein LOC117333264, producing MLRWICTYVLLALYVAEVRGHGRLLEPPSRASMWRRGFHSPKNYNDNQLFCGGFYRQWSLNGGKCGVCGDPWDGPREHEAGGIYATGTITRNYTEGATIDIEIQVTASHHGFFEFRLCPNNDPSKPVTQECLDRHVLKQPDGKTRVIEVGRAQTYRAKLILPDRVTCSQCLLQWKWNTGNSYGCDAKRCCKGCGPQEQFYGCSDISIATESSQSNTGNTDESQNGSGAMTGGHELHTATGLGTVSGNQAHKPNFQHTDQMSTHQLLEVNNITSLPCKLFMVFCL